The window TTCGAAACCGCGGCGATGCTGCGCGATCGCTTGCGCGCGGCGACCTTCATTCAGGGGTCACAGGCGATCAACGCGGTCGGGCTGGGCGATGCCGATGTCTTCGCGCTGGCGGCGAAGAACGGGCAGATGAGCGTGCAGTCCTTCTTCATCCGCGGCGGGCAGAACTGGGGCCACCGCGCGCTGTTTCCGCGCCACACCAGCGATGTCGACGAGGCGCAGGTGCTCGCCGATGTGATGCTGCAATTCTACGAGGAAGTGCCGCCGCCGCCGACAATCCTCGTCGACCGCGAATTGCCCGAGGCCGAGCTGATCGAGGCCGCGCTGTCCGAACTTGCCGGGCGCAAGGTCAGGCTGTCGATCCCCGAACGCGGCGACCGGCGCAAGCTGATGGCGCAGGCGCAGCGGAATGCGGTCGAGGCGCTTGATCGGCGGCTGGCGGAGACTGGCACCAAGGCGCGGCTCAACCGCGAGCTTGCCGAATTTCTCGAACTCGACAGCCCGCCGCAGCGGATCGAGCTTTACGACAACAGCCATATCCAGGGCACCAAGGCGGTGGGCGCAATGGTCGTCGCCGGGCCGGAAGGCTTCGAGAAGGGCCAGTATCGCAAGTTCAACATCCGCGAGGCGCAATCGAATGATGACTTTGCGATGATGCGCGAAGTCATGGCGCGGCGCTTCCGCAACTTTGCCGAAAGGCAGGAAAACCCCGCGGCGAAACCCGGCGGGCACGAAACCGTGCTGCCCGATCTGATGCTGATCGACGGCGGCAAGGGCCAGCTGTCCAGCGTGATGCGCGTGCTCGAGGAGATCGGCATCGCGGACGAGGTCGCGGTGATCGGGATCGCCAAGGGCCCGCACCACGGGCGCGAGGGGCGCGAGGTGTTTCATTTTCCCGACGGGCGCGAGAAGATGCTGCCCGTCAATGCGCCGCTGTTGTTCCACCTGCAGAACCTGCGCGACGAGGTGCACCGCTATGTCATCGGCGCGCACCGGGCCAAGCGGTCGAAGGCGATCACCGCAAGCCCGCTTGACGAGATCCCGGGCATCGGTCCGGCGCGCAAGCGCGCGCTGCTGCTGCATTTCGGCACCGCGAGCAAGGTGCGGGCCGCGGCGCTCGAAGATTTGCAGCGTGCGCCCGGGGTGAGCGCGACCGTGGCGCGCAAGGTCTATGATTTCTATCACGCGGGCGGGTGATACCCGCAGGCGGCGCGGGCAGGGTGGTTTTGGTGCGGCCCTGACCCCGGTTAGACCCCGTTCAGACCCGCGTTAGAGCCGTTTTGCTGCCGGTTTGCAGCACTGTTTCACGTGAAACACTGCAAGAAAAAAGGGGCGGACCGATGCGGCCCGCCCCCTTTTTGCACTTACATCCCGTCGAGCGCCTTGCTCACCAGGATATTGACCGAAACGCGGCGGTTCTGCGCGCGCCCGGCAGCGGTGGTGTTGTCCGCAGCCGGATCGGCGGTCGCCATGCCGGTCGGGGTCAGCATGCGGTAAGGCTTCCACTTGCAGACCTGCTGCAGGTGGTTGACCACGGCCGCAGCGCGCTTTTCCGACAGCGTCTGGTTGACCTCCTGCGAGCCGGTGATGTCGGTGTAGCCGAGCACCAGCATCAGCGAGTTCTCGTCCGCACCGGCGGTCTGCGCAGCGGCGCAAAGTTCGTTCTTCGCCGCCGGGCTCAGGGTCGCACGGCCGGTGTCGAAATAGACGTTGGTCGTGCCCTTGAGGTTGTACTTGTCGATGTCGCCCAGACGGCCGCGCAGCGCTTCGGTGGCGGCAGCGTTCTGCTGGATCGCCGCGCCCTGTTCGCCGAACTGCTGCTGCGTCCCGCCGCGGATCATCGCCGCGATCATGCGGTCATCGCTGGTGAAGCGCACCTCGCTGGCGACCAGACCTTCGGCATATTTCGAGGTCTTGATAGTGACGGGCAGGCCGTTGAGCAGCGCCGACTGGTCGAGCGTCTTGTTGCCGATGCCGAGGAAACCGCCGCGGGTGCGGATTTCGGTTTCGCTGTGCAGCGTGACCATCGTCACCGTGCCGTCATCCCCGGTGATCTGCAGACGCGAACCCTTGCGCGCCGAAATGATCCCGGAAACGCGCGGGCCTTCCTCCATTTCCGCAAGCGGGGGGAGGTTGCCGTAGACGGTGGTTTCCATGTCGTAGTTGGCCTGGCCTGCGGGCGCGGTCTGCGCGGCAAGGCCCGATGCCGCGGCGGCGCCCAAAAGCGCGGCCAGCATGATGCGGCGGGGGGTGTTCATGGCGGTTTTCACTGATTGTTGCTCCTGACATTGGGCCCGCGATCCCGGTCGGGCCCCTATGCGTCGTGTTGCGCGGCGTCCGGTTGTTGGCCGGCACCTTGCCCGTACATGAACGCGCGTGCAAACACCCCGTCAGGAGCGGGTAACCGGGTTTCCGGTTGCGGTGAGCCGAAGGTCAAGGCACGCGGCCAAACCCGGTCAACGTCCCAATTCTGCCGCAATCCAGCGGTCGATCTTGGATTCGAGCACAACCAGCGGCAGCCCGCCGGTGTTCAGGATCTGATCGTGGAATTCGCGAATGTCGAACCGCTTGCCAAGCCTCGTTTCCGCCCGCTTGCGCAGTTCCTGGATCTTGAGCGCGCCGATCTTGTAAGCCAGCGCTTGCCCTGGGATCGCGATGTAGCGGTCGACTTCGGCAACCGCATCGGTGCGCGACATGCCCGAATTGGTCAGCATGTAGGTGATCGCCTGATCGCGGGTCCACCCCTTGGTGTGGATCCCGGTGTCGACCACCAGCCGCATCGCGCGCAGCTGTTCGTCCTGCAAGGTGCCGTAACGGTTCCAGGGGTCCTTGTAGAACCCCATCTCGTAGCCCAGCGTCTCGGCATAGAGCGCCCAGCCTTCGACATAGGCCGTGGTGCCGCCGAACCGCATGAAGGCGGGCAGCGCCTCGTTTTCTTGAGCCAAGCTGATCTGGAAGTGATGCCCCGGCGCGCCTTCGTGCAGGTAGAGCGTCACGATCCCCGGCGTGGTGCGCGTGGGCAGATCATAGGCGTTGAAATAGAACACGCCGGGCCGCGTCCCATCGGCCGAGCCCTGCTCATACGATCCGCCCGCTTCGAACTGTTCGGTCGCCGGATCATAGGGCCGGATTTCGAGCGGCGTCTTGGGCACCTTCGAAAACAGCGCGCCGATCCGTGCATCGACGTCGCGACCGGTCTGGTAATAGGCCTCGGTCAGCGCCTCGCGGCTTTTGGGCTGGAACTTGGGGTTGGTGGCGACATAGTCGAAGAACTGCGCCAGCGTGCCCTTGAAGCGCACCTCCTTCTTCAGCTTTTCCATCTCGCCCCGGATCCGCGCCACCTCGGACAGGCCGAGCTGGTGGATGGTGTCGGGATCGAGCGGGAGCGTGGTCGAATCCTCGGCCAGCAGCGCGTAGAGTTCCTTGCCGCCCTTCATCTGCGACAGGCCGATGCTGTCGCGCGCGGCGGGCAGATATTCATCGCGCAGGAAATTGCGCAGACGTTCGGTTGCAGCGTAAAGTTCGGTAGTCTTGGCCTGATAGGCCGCGGTCAGCCGGGTGCGATCCGCGGGGGATACCTCATCGGGGAACGCCTTGCTCGGCGCCATGAAGGGCGAGTCGGCGAGCGGGGTGTCAAGCTGCGTGGTCAGCTGCGTGACCATGATCCCGACGGTCAACTTGGTTTCGAGCACGCCTGCGCGCATCCCCTGCCGGAACCGCCCGATCGCGCGGTCGAGGAAGGCGATGTAATCGTCGTGGCGCGAAAGGTTGTCTTCGTAGTTCGCGAGCGTCTTGAACGGCGCGGCCCCCTTGCCACTGGCAAAGTTGGGGTAGGAATTGTGGAAGCCGAAGAAGTGGTTGAGCGGCCGCACCTCGGTCAGCGCACGCACCGCATCGGTCGTGCCGGCAAGCGCGCGTTCCTGCGTGTAACGGAACACGTCATAGGCCAGCTGGTCGGTCGCATCGAGGCTGTCGCGGTCGATCTGTGCCAGCAGCGCAAGGTTGAGCTTGGTATCGGTGCGCGCGGCGATGAAATTCGAGTCGGTCAGAAAATCGCCGAGACGGTCGGCCCCCTCGTCGTCGCCGCGATAAAGGCGGCTGAGCGGATCGAGTGCAAGCGCGCGCGCATCGGCATCGGCGAACAAGGCAAACAGGCGGTCGTGGCTGCTTTCCGATGCACTGGTCGCGGCAACCGCCTCGGCAGGCGCGGACTGCGCCAGCGCAGGCGCTGCAGCCGCCAGCAACAGCGCGCTCGAAGTGGCAAGGGCAAGGCGCAGGGTCATGGGCTGAATTTCCGGTCGCTTGAGGGAATGGCAAGCGCGGCGCGCTACGTCAGCGATGCGCGCCCTGCAAGCTCTGCGGCGACCAGCGTCATCCCGCCTTCGACCGGCGGCATGGCGGGTAGGCCGCTTGGGAAAAGGCAGCCCGTATCAGGTGGGCGCGAACCGCGCTGCATGAAAGGCCGCGTCCTTGCGCAATTGGTCATGTTCGACCCAGACGGAATGCGTGCCCGAGCAGATCTTGTGCGGCAGCGCGAGGCGGCAGATCGGCCCTGCCGCGATATTGCCTGCATCAAGGATCGCGCATTCGGACGTGCCAGAGTTCTCGTCGATCAGGAAGGTGATCAGATAGCCATCATCCTCGCCGGTAGCGCCTTTCCGGGGGATCATCGGACTTTCGCTCGCATAGACGCCTTCTGGCAGGGACAAGACCTGTTCTTCGCCGGTCTCGGTGTCGTGGCGGACATAGCCGTTGAACAGGAACCAGCCGGGCCGCGTGGTGGTCGACCAGACATACCGGCTCTTTTGCATCGCATAGGCGGGATTGATCATCCCGAATTCGACGATGCGCTCGGTTAGCCGTTCTTCGCGGGTTTCGCCGGTCTTGAGGTTGAACCGCCAGCGGTGCAGCCGGCTCTGGAAGGAGTGTTCGTCGACATAGGCCATCATGTGGCTATAACGTCCCATTTCCTCGAGCGGGTCGGGCATGGGCTTGGCCTGATGATAGCCTTCGAGGATCACCTCGTCGCCGTCCTCCCACGCGTTGGTCCAATGGAGCACGTAGGTCGGCGCAGCCTCGAACCAGCGAATGTCCTCGGGCTGACCATGCCGCGGGATCAGTGCGAAACGCGTGGGCACGCCGTCATGGATGCGGGCGGCGTGGATGTTGCGCTCCAGCAACTCGCCATCCCAGTAAAGCGGCATGTCGTTGAGGATCGACCAGTTCTTGGTGATCGCCATGTCATGCGGCAGGCGCGGGCCGGGCAGCGGGACGGGGAGATAATGGACCAGCGCGCCGCTGCGATCGACCACGCCGTAGTGCATGAAGGGGGCATGCTTGGAGTAGTTGAAGAACATCATTTCCCCGGTC is drawn from Erythrobacter neustonensis and contains these coding sequences:
- the uvrC gene encoding excinuclease ABC subunit UvrC, which produces MARTPAGTPNDPRGAERFNEARAAQTVAGAKPDLQGGVDAIRETVRVLKPIPGVYRMLDRQGEVLYVGKARSLKARVANYTQVAGLSGRLQRMVSQTRSMEIITTNSEAEALLLEAQLIKRFRPPFNVLLRDDKSFPFILLRADHTFPRIQKHRGARRAKGNYYGPFASAGSVNTTLNALQKLFLLRSCTDSFFNNRDRPCLLYQIKRCSAPCVGRIDAEGYDALVRQAKDFLSGKSGAVQADLERQMADAAKNLDFETAAMLRDRLRAATFIQGSQAINAVGLGDADVFALAAKNGQMSVQSFFIRGGQNWGHRALFPRHTSDVDEAQVLADVMLQFYEEVPPPPTILVDRELPEAELIEAALSELAGRKVRLSIPERGDRRKLMAQAQRNAVEALDRRLAETGTKARLNRELAEFLELDSPPQRIELYDNSHIQGTKAVGAMVVAGPEGFEKGQYRKFNIREAQSNDDFAMMREVMARRFRNFAERQENPAAKPGGHETVLPDLMLIDGGKGQLSSVMRVLEEIGIADEVAVIGIAKGPHHGREGREVFHFPDGREKMLPVNAPLLFHLQNLRDEVHRYVIGAHRAKRSKAITASPLDEIPGIGPARKRALLLHFGTASKVRAAALEDLQRAPGVSATVARKVYDFYHAGG
- a CDS encoding OmpA family protein; translation: MNTPRRIMLAALLGAAAASGLAAQTAPAGQANYDMETTVYGNLPPLAEMEEGPRVSGIISARKGSRLQITGDDGTVTMVTLHSETEIRTRGGFLGIGNKTLDQSALLNGLPVTIKTSKYAEGLVASEVRFTSDDRMIAAMIRGGTQQQFGEQGAAIQQNAAATEALRGRLGDIDKYNLKGTTNVYFDTGRATLSPAAKNELCAAAQTAGADENSLMLVLGYTDITGSQEVNQTLSEKRAAAVVNHLQQVCKWKPYRMLTPTGMATADPAADNTTAAGRAQNRRVSVNILVSKALDGM
- a CDS encoding DUF885 domain-containing protein; the protein is MTLRLALATSSALLLAAAAPALAQSAPAEAVAATSASESSHDRLFALFADADARALALDPLSRLYRGDDEGADRLGDFLTDSNFIAARTDTKLNLALLAQIDRDSLDATDQLAYDVFRYTQERALAGTTDAVRALTEVRPLNHFFGFHNSYPNFASGKGAAPFKTLANYEDNLSRHDDYIAFLDRAIGRFRQGMRAGVLETKLTVGIMVTQLTTQLDTPLADSPFMAPSKAFPDEVSPADRTRLTAAYQAKTTELYAATERLRNFLRDEYLPAARDSIGLSQMKGGKELYALLAEDSTTLPLDPDTIHQLGLSEVARIRGEMEKLKKEVRFKGTLAQFFDYVATNPKFQPKSREALTEAYYQTGRDVDARIGALFSKVPKTPLEIRPYDPATEQFEAGGSYEQGSADGTRPGVFYFNAYDLPTRTTPGIVTLYLHEGAPGHHFQISLAQENEALPAFMRFGGTTAYVEGWALYAETLGYEMGFYKDPWNRYGTLQDEQLRAMRLVVDTGIHTKGWTRDQAITYMLTNSGMSRTDAVAEVDRYIAIPGQALAYKIGALKIQELRKRAETRLGKRFDIREFHDQILNTGGLPLVVLESKIDRWIAAELGR
- a CDS encoding carotenoid oxygenase family protein, encoding MQITRHPPVKTTLEPSNHPYLTGPWTPCHEEVDVAELRVIEGAIPADIDGIYLRNTENQVHQPLGRHHPFDGDAMIHQVNISGGKASYRNRFVRTHCFEAEQIAGRSLWGGLMDPWGTSVRPGFGAHGGLKDTGSTDIIVHAGTAYATLYQCGEAWMLDPVTLASRGKAPWVPLDGISAHPKVDETTGEMMFFNYSKHAPFMHYGVVDRSGALVHYLPVPLPGPRLPHDMAITKNWSILNDMPLYWDGELLERNIHAARIHDGVPTRFALIPRHGQPEDIRWFEAAPTYVLHWTNAWEDGDEVILEGYHQAKPMPDPLEEMGRYSHMMAYVDEHSFQSRLHRWRFNLKTGETREERLTERIVEFGMINPAYAMQKSRYVWSTTTRPGWFLFNGYVRHDTETGEEQVLSLPEGVYASESPMIPRKGATGEDDGYLITFLIDENSGTSECAILDAGNIAAGPICRLALPHKICSGTHSVWVEHDQLRKDAAFHAARFAPT